The Lates calcarifer isolate ASB-BC8 linkage group LG6, TLL_Latcal_v3, whole genome shotgun sequence genome includes a region encoding these proteins:
- the slc12a5b gene encoding solute carrier family 12 member 5b isoform X2, translated as MLNNMTDCEEGEGGPNSQGDGNPKESSPFINSSAASDVEKSQQYDGKNMALFEEEMDTSPMVSSLLSTLANYSNLPTGSKEHEEAENNEEGARPSKKPVKAPQLGTLMGVYLPCIQNIFGVILFLRMTWMVGIGGVFGSFIIVFMCCSTTMLTAISMSAIATNGVVPAGGSYYMISRSLGPEFGGAVGICFYLGTTFAGAMYILGCIEILLIYIVPQAAIFKIEGLEGPEAEAALLNNMRVYGTIVLSFMALVVFVGVKYVNKLALVFLACVILSILAVYAGVIKTAIDPPVFPVCLLGNRTLLSKAYDVCAKVVEIDNETVTTKLWRSFCDSDSLNATCDEYFMNNNVTEIQGIPGVTSGILAENLFGNYLEKGMMLEKRGLASDTDPDSPVTSSNRYVLADITSFFTLLVGIYFPSVTGIMAGSNRSGDLRDAQKSIPIGTIAAITTTSTVYMSCVVLFGACIEGVVLRDKFGEGVNGNLVIGTLAWPSPWVIVFGSFFSTCGAGLQSLTGAPRLLQAISRDGIIPFLRVFGHGKANGEPTWALLLTAGICEIGIIIASLDSVAPILSMFFLMCYMFVNLACALQTLLRTPNWRPRFKFYHWALSFLGMSLCLSLMFICSWYYAIVAMGIATCIYKYIEFCGAEKEWGDGIRGISLSAARFALMRLEEGPPHTKNWRPQILVLVSVDGEQNVEQPRLLSLTNQLKAGKGLTIVGTAVQGTFLDNYTEAQKADQSLRKLMETEKVKGFSQVVISSNLRDGTSHLIQVGGLGGLKHNTVMVSWPRNWKQPECHQQFRNFIEVVRETTVASLALLVPKNISSYPSNGERFTEGHIDVWWIVHDGGMLMLLPFLLRQHKVWRKCKMRIFTVAQMDDNSIQMKKDLITFLYHLRIDAEVEVVEMHDSDISAYTYEKTLVMEQRSQILKQMHLTKNEMEREIQSITDSSRGSIRRKNPPNLRSQHSAEEGTSVAEKPEEESMAVSNPKQVQLIHSKNTSTPTSPTSPMSPAAPAGGAATWTDNKGPDKGKTLLAEPNKDLFNMKPNQTDVRRMHTALRLNEVIIKKSKEAKLVLLNMPGPPRNRTNQTNPMDNAVYKDYPFFTDIQVMIFLGFGCLLAFFRLYGFGGMVFNFLTATFAIQWAILVQGYFQFNHDGKIHLGVINLINAEFACAVVLISFGAVLGKTSPLQLLVMALLEVPVFAVTEWAVLKYLRINDAGGSILIHLFACYFGLGVTFVLYRPQLNEGHAKENTSYQSDILSVMGTLFLWVFWPSFNSALTLKGDDQHRAILHTFIGLSASTLTAFALSAMLNKNGKLTMADVQNVTLAGGVTVGASVDMMISPAAAYALGIMGCTACMLGYKYLSPFLAQRFRIQDQCGIHNLHGLTGLISCTAGICAILMANEDVYGPSLYEIFTHRAPVEGDPKLQDLQMLIPGLQPGLGRTAQEQALFQVAAVFSTIGVSALGGVLTGFVLKLPYLAPPSDDFCFDDEPFFNVPPDYDAPLKLTDTSATEDSAA; from the exons gagATGGGAACCCCAAAGAAAGCAGTCCTTTCATCAACAGCAGTGCAGCCAGTGATGTGGAGAAGAGCCAGCAGTATGACGGCAAGAACATGGCTCTGTTTGAG GAGGAGATGGATACCAGTCCAAtggtctcctctctgctcagtaCTCTGGCCAACTATTCCAACCTCCCAACAGGCAGCAAAGAGCACgaagaggcagaaaataatGAGGAGGGGGCACGTCCATCTAAAAAACCTGTCAAG GCACCACAGCTGGGCACTCTGATGGGAGTCTACTTGCCATGCATCCAGAACATTTTTGGGGTGATCCTCTTCCTGCGGATGACCTGGATGGTTGGGATAGGAGGCGTCTTTGGCTCCTTCATAATCGTCTTCATGTGTTGCTCCACG accatGCTCACTGCCATCTCCATGAGTGCCATTGCAACAAATGGAGTTGTACCAG CTGGAGGTTCATATTACATGATCTCTCGCTCGCTGGGGCCTGAGTTTGGTGGAGCTGTTGGGATCTGCTTCTACTTAGGAACCACTTTCGCAGGTGCCATGTATATTCTTGGCTGCATTGAAATTCTGCTG ATTTATATCGTTCCTCAGGCAGCCATCTTTAAGATCGAGGGCCTGGAGGGGCCGGAGGCGGAAGCGGCTCTCCTCAACAACATGCGGGTGTACGGCACCATTGTGCTGAGCTTCATGGCACTGGTGGTGTTTGTGGGGGTGAAATATGTTAACAAGCTGGCGCTGGTCTTCCTGGCCTGCGTCATCCTCTCCATCCTGGCTGTTTATGCTGGGGTCATCAAGACCGCCATCGACCCCCCTGTCTTCCC CGTCTGCCTCCTGGGGAATCGAACTCTTCTCTCTAAAGCGTATGACGTCTGTGCAAAGGTCGTTGAAATCGACAACGAAACCGTCACCACCAAACTGTGGAGGTCCTTCTGTGATTCTGACTCCCTCAACGCCACTTGTGACGAATATTTCATGAACAACAACGTCACAGAGATACAGGGAATCCCAGGGGTCACTAGTGGCATCTTGGCAG AAAATCTGTTTGGTAACTACCTGGAAAAGGGGATGATGCTGGAGAAGCGAGGACTTGCATCAGACACAGATCCAGACAGTCCTGTAACCAGCTCCAACCGCTACGTCCTGGCTGATATCACCAGCTTCTTCACCCTGTTGGTGGGGATTTACTTTCCATCTGTCACAG GTATCATGGCTGGCTCCAACCGCTCCGGAGACTTACGTGATGCTCAGAAGTCAATCCCCATTGGCACCATTGCAGCTATCACCACCACATCCACTGTGT ACATGTCATGTGTGGTGCTCTTTGGTGCCTGCATAGAAGGAGTAGTCCTCAGGGACAA gttTGGTGAAGGGGTCAATGGTAACCTGGTGATTGGTACGCTTGCATGGCCATCTCCATGGGTCATTGTGTTTGGCTCCTTTTTTTCCACCTGTGGAGCTGGGCTTCAAAGTCTGACAGGAGCTCCACGTCTCCTACAAGCCATCTCAAGGGATGGCATCATCCCATTTCTTAGG GTGTTTGGGCATGGTAAAGCCAACGGGGAGCCCACCTGGGccctcctcctcacagctggCATCTGTGAGATCGGCATCATCATCGCCTCCCTGGATTCAGTCGCACCCATCCTCTCCAT GTTCTTCTTGATGTGCTACATGTTTGTCAATCTTGCCTGCGCCCTGCAGACTTTGTTGAGGACGCCAAACTGGAGGCCGCGCTTTAAGTTCTACCACTG GGCTCTGTCTTTCCTGGGTATGAGTTTGTGCCTGTCACTGATGTTCATCTGTTCCTGGTATTACGCCATAGTCGCCATGGGCATCGCCACCTGCATTTACAAATACATTGAGTTCTGTGG AGCTGAGAAGGAGTGGGGTGATGGGATACGCGGCATCTCATTGAGCGCTGCTCGCTTCGCTCTCATGAGGCTGGAGGAGGGACCGCCACACACCAAGAACTGGAG gCCTCAGATCCTGGTTCTGGTGAGTGTGGACGGCGAGCAGAATGTCGAGCAGCCTCGTCTGCTGTCTCTGACCAATCAGCTCAAAGCAGGGAAGGGCCTGACCATCGTTGGAACCGCAGTTCAAGGAACTTTCCTTGACAACTATACTGAGGCACAGAAGGCAGACCAG TCTTTGCGGAAGttgatggagacagagaaggTGAAGGGCTTCTCTCAGGTGGTCATCTCCTCCAACCTGCGAGATGGGACATCCCACCTGATCCAGGTTGGAGGACTGGGTGGTCTGAAGCACAACACTGTGATGGTCAGCTGGCCCCGTAACTGGAAACAACCCGAGTGCCATCAGCAATTCAGGAACTTTATTG AGGTGGTTAGAGAGACAACTGTAGCCAGTCTGGCCTTGTTGGTTCCTAAGAACATCTCCAGCTACCCATCCAATGGAGAGCGCTTCACTGAAGGTCACATAGATGTGTGGTGGATTGTCCATGACGGAGGCATGCTGATGCTTCTGCCGTTCCTGCTGCGCCAACATAAG GTGTGGAGGAAGTGCAAGATGCGCATCTTCACTGTGGCTCAGATGGATGATAATAGTATCCAGATGAAGAAAGACCTCATCACCTTCCTCTATCACCTGCGCATTGACGCTGAGGTGGAAGTCGTGGAAATG CACGACAGTGACATCTCAGCCTACACCTATGAGAAGACACTAGTAATGGAACAACGATCACAGATCCTCAAACAAATGCATCTGACCAAgaatgagatggagagagag ATCCAGAGCATTACAGATTCATCCCGTGGGTCTATTCGACGTAAGAACCCACCTAACTTGCGCTCCCAGCACAGCGCTGAGGAGGGAACCAGCGTGGCAGAAAAACCAGAGGAGGAG TCTATGGCTGTCTCCAACCCAAAACAGGTACAGCTGATCCACAGTAAGAACACCTCCACACCGACCAGCCCCACAAGCCCCATGTCCCCTGCTGCGCCCGCAGGGGGCGCCGCCACCTGGACCGACAACAAGGGACCAGACAAGGGAAAGACCCTTTTAGCAGAGCCGAACAAAGACCTCTTCAACATGAAGCC GAACCAGACGGATGTGAGGCGCATGCATACGGCGTTGCGGCTCAATGAGGTTATCATAAAGAAGTCTAAGGAGGCAAAACTCGTCCTGCTCAACATGCCTGGACCACCAAGGAACCGC ACCAACCAAACTAACCCCATGGACAATGCAGTGTACAAGGACTACCCTTTTTTTACAGACATCCAGGTCATGATATTCCTCGGCTTCGGATGCCTGCTGGCATTTTTCCGACTGTATGGCTTTGGGGGGATGGTTTTTAACTTCCTCACAGCTACTTTTGCCATCCAGTGGGCCATTCTGGTGCAGGGGTACTTCCAGTTCAACCATGATGGTAAGATACACCTTGGAGTGATCAACCTCATTAATGCAGAGTTTGCCTGTGCTGTGGTGTTGATATCTTTTGGAGCAGTGCTGGGGAAGACCAGTCCTTTGCAGCTGCTGGTCATGGCTCTGCTGGAAGTGCCAGTGTTTGCAGTCACAGAATGGGCCGTGCTGAAGTATCTGAGGATCAACGATGCAGGAGGATCTATTCTTATTCACCTCTTTGCCTGTTATTTTGGCTTGGGGGTCACTTTTGTGCTGTACAGGCCTCAACTAAATGAAGGCCATGCAAAGGAGAACACTAGCTACCAGTCTGACATCCTCTCTGTGATGGGGACCTTGTTTCTCTGGGTGTTCTGGCCCTCTTTCAACTCAGCATTGACCTTGAAAGGAGACGACCAGCACAGAGCCATCCTTCACACCTTCATCGGCCTCAGCGCGTCCACACTCACAGCCTTCGCTCTCTCTGCGATGCTGAACAAAAACGGTAAGCTCACCATGGCTGATGTTCAGAACGTCACCCTGGCTGGAGGTGTGACAGTCGGGGCATCTGTGGATATGATGATATCACCTGCGGCTGCGTACGCTCTGGGTATTATGGGATGCACTGCATGCATGCTGGGCTACAAGTACTTGAGCCCCTTCTTAGCACAGCGCTTTAGGATTCAGGATCAGTGTGGAATACATAACTTGCACGGTCTAACAGGACTTATATCCTGTACTGCAGGGATATGTGCTATACTGATGGCTAATGAGGATGTTTATGGCCCCAGTTTGTATGAAATCTTTACACACAGAGCACCAGTGGAAGGAGACCCTAAATTGCAAGATCTGCAGATGTTGATCCCCGGTTTACAGCCAGGTCTGGGGAGGACTGCCCAAGAACAGGCCCTCTTCCAGGTCGCAGCTGTGTTCTCCACTATAGGAGTGTCAGCACTGGGAGGCGTCCTCACAGGCTTTGTCTTAAAACTGCCATATCTCGCACCACCATCTGATGATTTCTGTTTCGATGATGAGCCGTTTTTTAATGTTCCTCCAGACTACGATGCACCACTTAAACTCACTGACACAAGTGCAACTGAGGATTCTGCTGCCTGA
- the slc12a5b gene encoding solute carrier family 12 member 5b isoform X1 — protein MLNNMTDCEEGEGGPNSQGDGNPKESSPFINSSAASDVEKSQQYDGKNMALFEEEMDTSPMVSSLLSTLANYSNLPTGSKEHEEAENNEEGARPSKKPVKAPQLGTLMGVYLPCIQNIFGVILFLRMTWMVGIGGVFGSFIIVFMCCSTTMLTAISMSAIATNGVVPAGGSYYMISRSLGPEFGGAVGICFYLGTTFAGAMYILGCIEILLIYIVPQAAIFKIEGLEGPEAEAALLNNMRVYGTIVLSFMALVVFVGVKYVNKLALVFLACVILSILAVYAGVIKTAIDPPVFPVCLLGNRTLLSKAYDVCAKVVEIDNETVTTKLWRSFCDSDSLNATCDEYFMNNNVTEIQGIPGVTSGILAENLFGNYLEKGMMLEKRGLASDTDPDSPVTSSNRYVLADITSFFTLLVGIYFPSVTGIMAGSNRSGDLRDAQKSIPIGTIAAITTTSTVYMSCVVLFGACIEGVVLRDKFGEGVNGNLVIGTLAWPSPWVIVFGSFFSTCGAGLQSLTGAPRLLQAISRDGIIPFLRVFGHGKANGEPTWALLLTAGICEIGIIIASLDSVAPILSMFFLMCYMFVNLACALQTLLRTPNWRPRFKFYHWALSFLGMSLCLSLMFICSWYYAIVAMGIATCIYKYIEFCGAEKEWGDGIRGISLSAARFALMRLEEGPPHTKNWRPQILVLVSVDGEQNVEQPRLLSLTNQLKAGKGLTIVGTAVQGTFLDNYTEAQKADQSLRKLMETEKVKGFSQVVISSNLRDGTSHLIQVGGLGGLKHNTVMVSWPRNWKQPECHQQFRNFIEVVRETTVASLALLVPKNISSYPSNGERFTEGHIDVWWIVHDGGMLMLLPFLLRQHKVWRKCKMRIFTVAQMDDNSIQMKKDLITFLYHLRIDAEVEVVEMHDSDISAYTYEKTLVMEQRSQILKQMHLTKNEMEREIQSITDSSRGSIRRKNPPNLRSQHSAEEGTSVAEKPEEEVQLIHSKNTSTPTSPTSPMSPAAPAGGAATWTDNKGPDKGKTLLAEPNKDLFNMKPNQTDVRRMHTALRLNEVIIKKSKEAKLVLLNMPGPPRNRVGIENYMEFLEVLTEGLNRVLLVRGGGREVITIYS, from the exons gagATGGGAACCCCAAAGAAAGCAGTCCTTTCATCAACAGCAGTGCAGCCAGTGATGTGGAGAAGAGCCAGCAGTATGACGGCAAGAACATGGCTCTGTTTGAG GAGGAGATGGATACCAGTCCAAtggtctcctctctgctcagtaCTCTGGCCAACTATTCCAACCTCCCAACAGGCAGCAAAGAGCACgaagaggcagaaaataatGAGGAGGGGGCACGTCCATCTAAAAAACCTGTCAAG GCACCACAGCTGGGCACTCTGATGGGAGTCTACTTGCCATGCATCCAGAACATTTTTGGGGTGATCCTCTTCCTGCGGATGACCTGGATGGTTGGGATAGGAGGCGTCTTTGGCTCCTTCATAATCGTCTTCATGTGTTGCTCCACG accatGCTCACTGCCATCTCCATGAGTGCCATTGCAACAAATGGAGTTGTACCAG CTGGAGGTTCATATTACATGATCTCTCGCTCGCTGGGGCCTGAGTTTGGTGGAGCTGTTGGGATCTGCTTCTACTTAGGAACCACTTTCGCAGGTGCCATGTATATTCTTGGCTGCATTGAAATTCTGCTG ATTTATATCGTTCCTCAGGCAGCCATCTTTAAGATCGAGGGCCTGGAGGGGCCGGAGGCGGAAGCGGCTCTCCTCAACAACATGCGGGTGTACGGCACCATTGTGCTGAGCTTCATGGCACTGGTGGTGTTTGTGGGGGTGAAATATGTTAACAAGCTGGCGCTGGTCTTCCTGGCCTGCGTCATCCTCTCCATCCTGGCTGTTTATGCTGGGGTCATCAAGACCGCCATCGACCCCCCTGTCTTCCC CGTCTGCCTCCTGGGGAATCGAACTCTTCTCTCTAAAGCGTATGACGTCTGTGCAAAGGTCGTTGAAATCGACAACGAAACCGTCACCACCAAACTGTGGAGGTCCTTCTGTGATTCTGACTCCCTCAACGCCACTTGTGACGAATATTTCATGAACAACAACGTCACAGAGATACAGGGAATCCCAGGGGTCACTAGTGGCATCTTGGCAG AAAATCTGTTTGGTAACTACCTGGAAAAGGGGATGATGCTGGAGAAGCGAGGACTTGCATCAGACACAGATCCAGACAGTCCTGTAACCAGCTCCAACCGCTACGTCCTGGCTGATATCACCAGCTTCTTCACCCTGTTGGTGGGGATTTACTTTCCATCTGTCACAG GTATCATGGCTGGCTCCAACCGCTCCGGAGACTTACGTGATGCTCAGAAGTCAATCCCCATTGGCACCATTGCAGCTATCACCACCACATCCACTGTGT ACATGTCATGTGTGGTGCTCTTTGGTGCCTGCATAGAAGGAGTAGTCCTCAGGGACAA gttTGGTGAAGGGGTCAATGGTAACCTGGTGATTGGTACGCTTGCATGGCCATCTCCATGGGTCATTGTGTTTGGCTCCTTTTTTTCCACCTGTGGAGCTGGGCTTCAAAGTCTGACAGGAGCTCCACGTCTCCTACAAGCCATCTCAAGGGATGGCATCATCCCATTTCTTAGG GTGTTTGGGCATGGTAAAGCCAACGGGGAGCCCACCTGGGccctcctcctcacagctggCATCTGTGAGATCGGCATCATCATCGCCTCCCTGGATTCAGTCGCACCCATCCTCTCCAT GTTCTTCTTGATGTGCTACATGTTTGTCAATCTTGCCTGCGCCCTGCAGACTTTGTTGAGGACGCCAAACTGGAGGCCGCGCTTTAAGTTCTACCACTG GGCTCTGTCTTTCCTGGGTATGAGTTTGTGCCTGTCACTGATGTTCATCTGTTCCTGGTATTACGCCATAGTCGCCATGGGCATCGCCACCTGCATTTACAAATACATTGAGTTCTGTGG AGCTGAGAAGGAGTGGGGTGATGGGATACGCGGCATCTCATTGAGCGCTGCTCGCTTCGCTCTCATGAGGCTGGAGGAGGGACCGCCACACACCAAGAACTGGAG gCCTCAGATCCTGGTTCTGGTGAGTGTGGACGGCGAGCAGAATGTCGAGCAGCCTCGTCTGCTGTCTCTGACCAATCAGCTCAAAGCAGGGAAGGGCCTGACCATCGTTGGAACCGCAGTTCAAGGAACTTTCCTTGACAACTATACTGAGGCACAGAAGGCAGACCAG TCTTTGCGGAAGttgatggagacagagaaggTGAAGGGCTTCTCTCAGGTGGTCATCTCCTCCAACCTGCGAGATGGGACATCCCACCTGATCCAGGTTGGAGGACTGGGTGGTCTGAAGCACAACACTGTGATGGTCAGCTGGCCCCGTAACTGGAAACAACCCGAGTGCCATCAGCAATTCAGGAACTTTATTG AGGTGGTTAGAGAGACAACTGTAGCCAGTCTGGCCTTGTTGGTTCCTAAGAACATCTCCAGCTACCCATCCAATGGAGAGCGCTTCACTGAAGGTCACATAGATGTGTGGTGGATTGTCCATGACGGAGGCATGCTGATGCTTCTGCCGTTCCTGCTGCGCCAACATAAG GTGTGGAGGAAGTGCAAGATGCGCATCTTCACTGTGGCTCAGATGGATGATAATAGTATCCAGATGAAGAAAGACCTCATCACCTTCCTCTATCACCTGCGCATTGACGCTGAGGTGGAAGTCGTGGAAATG CACGACAGTGACATCTCAGCCTACACCTATGAGAAGACACTAGTAATGGAACAACGATCACAGATCCTCAAACAAATGCATCTGACCAAgaatgagatggagagagag ATCCAGAGCATTACAGATTCATCCCGTGGGTCTATTCGACGTAAGAACCCACCTAACTTGCGCTCCCAGCACAGCGCTGAGGAGGGAACCAGCGTGGCAGAAAAACCAGAGGAGGAG GTACAGCTGATCCACAGTAAGAACACCTCCACACCGACCAGCCCCACAAGCCCCATGTCCCCTGCTGCGCCCGCAGGGGGCGCCGCCACCTGGACCGACAACAAGGGACCAGACAAGGGAAAGACCCTTTTAGCAGAGCCGAACAAAGACCTCTTCAACATGAAGCC GAACCAGACGGATGTGAGGCGCATGCATACGGCGTTGCGGCTCAATGAGGTTATCATAAAGAAGTCTAAGGAGGCAAAACTCGTCCTGCTCAACATGCCTGGACCACCAAGGAACCGCGTGGGCATCGAAAACT ACATGGAGTTCCTTGAGGTGCTCACTGAAGGTCTCAATCGGGTCCTCCTAGTGCGTGGAGGTGGACGTGAGGTCATCACCATCTACTCCTGA